The DNA segment GACGGGATACTTTGTGCTCAATGACATACTACGGTATGCGGGAGATATCGACGACCAGGGCTCTGCCAATGGTACGTTTCCCTTCGTGTGGCTCAGCACCTGAAGTGTATCGTTCTTTTTGTTCGCCCCATTTAATCTTTTTCCGCTTGTTCTATAGATCGAGAAGAAACTGTGCCATTGCCCATTGATGATGTGATTGCTACAGCATATGAAGTCTGTGATTCTATGAGCAATGGCGAGAGCTGGACTGTCCAAGAGAAAGAACCGGGCAATGAGATATGTGATTCCGTGAACAATGACGAGAGCTCGACTGTGCCAGAGAGAGAATCGAGAAATGAGGTGCTTGATGTAGCTTCTGATGGCTGTCGGGTTGGTACAACTCTTGTTCAACAGATGTACAAAAGGACATATGCTGAAGTAGTAAGTGCTTAATCTCGATTTGATGCGAAGTCTTTTCCTCTGTGTTAAAAGGATTCATATTCGAAATCAACGAATGTCATGATGGACGCAGATGAAACCTAAGAAAGGTGGCGCTGTGAAGGAATCAGCTGCAGCGGCATCTAAAGCAGTCCCTACGCCAACATCTGATACGCCGATCTCCACTTCTGGTGCTGCTGGAAACAACACATCAGTGTGCATTAAAAACATACCCTTCGGTGCAACACCGGCTCATCTCGAGGAGCACTTCAAGAGGTTTGGTCCTATCAAGCCTGGTGGCATCCAAGTCAGAACCACTAAGGTTCGTCTCTCCTATCATCTTCTGTAGCTTTCTGAACACTCTTATCGTTCTTCATATTTGATGATGTAAGAGTGCACTTTTAGTGCCAGGAACGTCCTTCTTGTTATGGCTTCGTAGAGTTCGAGATGGCCGATTCCGCCCGAAATGCGATAAAGGTTAATCTCGTATACTGTGCTTACGTATTGCCACTTGCTACTTTGATTCCCTGATATTGTGTTCATATTTCAGGCTTCTCCCATAATTATATCTGGCCGTCAAGTCTACATCGAGCAAAAGAAAATATTTGGTTCAGGAGGTAACTGTTACATTATGATGATACAAGTTGCCCTTGTATCACTTCAGAGGATGATAATTCACCCAATTTACAAATGAGATTTACCTGTTTATATTTCAGCATAATAGCACTGCAAGAAATCAAATAAACCATTGTCATCCAGGGTTTTGTGCTCACGCTTTCTGTTCTGCAGTTAATGATAACAGAGGAAGATTTCCACCTGGTAGAGGGGATGGGCACCTGAGTGCAGGAGCAAGACAGCACGGGAACAGAAGCCATTTTGGAGGCAGAGCTGGCAACCCGAGAAACTATTGAGATAAAACTGATACTGGATCTGAAAGTCGTCGA comes from the Musa acuminata AAA Group cultivar baxijiao chromosome BXJ2-8, Cavendish_Baxijiao_AAA, whole genome shotgun sequence genome and includes:
- the LOC103994853 gene encoding nuclear transport factor 2-like, with protein sequence MANRQPSAEVVGKAFIEQYYYVLQHHPEMVHQFYKESSKLGRPDDRGDVASVTTIDGIKEKIMATRLGVPEIRKVDSQDSHNGGVLVHVTGRLIREDDVQRGFFQVFFLAPQETGYFVLNDILRYAGDIDDQGSANDREETVPLPIDDVIATAYEVCDSMSNGESWTVQEKEPGNEICDSVNNDESSTVPERESRNEVLDVASDGCRVGTTLVQQMYKRTYAEVMKPKKGGAVKESAAAASKAVPTPTSDTPISTSGAAGNNTSVCIKNIPFGATPAHLEEHFKRFGPIKPGGIQVRTTKCQERPSCYGFVEFEMADSARNAIKASPIIISGRQVYIEQKKIFGSGVNDNRGRFPPGRGDGHLSAGARQHGNRSHFGGRAGNPRNY